A window of Clostridium sp. 'White wine YQ' contains these coding sequences:
- a CDS encoding NAD(P)/FAD-dependent oxidoreductase, with amino-acid sequence MKEKIVIVGCGAASVSAIKSIRSIDSDSEIHVYSEEAYFPYYRPKISKKILDNLNEEEILIQKKDWYKNNNVDLHLNSKVTKLSPESEEIILSNEGTVSYSKLLLATGADNIIPNIRGIHKLGVFTLRSLNNAYKIIDYIKRSDTILLIGGGIQNLEMATSLSNFGKKVTVSELAPRLMPRQLDIFASEKLRRTLESNGVKVMLSSEIDEILGEDKVKGYVTKSGIKANCDMVIYSIGISPNTEIVKNTNLKINKGILVNERMQTSFDNIYAAGDICEFNNRIYGLWDISTRQGKVAGLNICNENTIFQPPLPVTSLETFNMSIYSIGDVEEKSDSLLLVETDASKNRYYKVLLQNNHIIGAIIIGDLKTFLTIKKLIENSTEVKLSEFNNISVHEFIDKIKS; translated from the coding sequence TTGAAGGAAAAAATTGTTATAGTCGGTTGTGGTGCTGCTTCAGTCTCTGCTATTAAATCAATACGTTCTATTGATTCTGATAGTGAGATTCATGTATACAGTGAAGAAGCTTATTTTCCATATTATCGTCCGAAAATATCTAAAAAGATCTTAGATAACTTAAATGAAGAAGAAATATTAATTCAAAAGAAAGATTGGTACAAAAATAATAATGTAGATCTTCACTTAAATTCAAAGGTAACAAAATTGTCTCCCGAAAGTGAGGAAATTATTTTAAGCAATGAGGGTACTGTTTCTTATTCAAAGCTTCTTTTGGCTACTGGTGCTGATAACATAATCCCTAATATTCGAGGGATACATAAATTAGGGGTATTTACATTAAGAAGCCTAAACAATGCTTATAAAATTATAGATTATATTAAAAGAAGTGACACAATTTTATTGATTGGTGGTGGGATTCAAAACCTTGAAATGGCTACTTCTTTAAGTAACTTTGGGAAAAAAGTGACAGTCAGCGAACTTGCACCAAGACTAATGCCAAGACAACTTGATATATTTGCATCAGAAAAACTTAGGAGAACCTTAGAAAGCAATGGAGTTAAGGTTATGCTTTCAAGTGAAATAGATGAAATTCTTGGCGAAGATAAAGTCAAAGGATATGTAACAAAATCAGGAATAAAAGCTAATTGTGATATGGTCATTTACTCAATTGGAATTTCACCTAATACAGAAATTGTTAAAAATACAAATTTAAAAATAAATAAAGGCATTTTAGTTAATGAGAGAATGCAAACTTCATTTGACAATATATATGCTGCAGGTGACATTTGTGAATTTAATAATAGAATCTACGGACTTTGGGACATATCCACTAGACAAGGTAAAGTCGCTGGGCTTAACATTTGTAATGAAAATACTATATTTCAGCCCCCTCTTCCAGTAACTTCTTTAGAAACCTTTAATATGTCTATATATTCAATCGGTGATGTAGAAGAAAAATCAGATAGTCTACTCCTAGTAGAGACTGATGCTAGTAAAAATAGATATTATAAAGTTCTTCTTCAAAACAATCATATTATTGGTGCAATAATAATAGGTGATCTTAAAACCTTTTTAACAATAAAAAAACTTATTGAAAATAGCACAGAAGTTAAACTTAGTGAATTTAATAATATTTCCGTACATGAGTTTATTGATAAAATTAAAAGCTAA
- a CDS encoding FAD-dependent oxidoreductase — MNKTTSDSSLLEGINSYWIDSTNKTNYDSIKEDIKVDVVIIGGGIVGITSAYILKKQGLKVAVIEASRIGTGTTGHTTAKVTSQHNLIYNKIINSMGIEKARQYAEANESSIDFIESIKNELNIDCDFERAPSYVYTNDESYINKIEKEVEAASKLGIKAKYTEELPFDYKIKAAVIFENQAQFHPRKYILPMAEEIQGDGSYIFENTEACELEEGNPINIVTGNGKKVMAPKVIIASHFPFYDGLGLYFARLRPERSYIVGTIIKEKFPNAMFINAEKPTRSLRAQRDKEKQLILVGGESHKVAHGEDFNKHYDTLKEFAKSIFTVEDFPYQWSTQDYITIDDVPYAGRLTMTKENIYVATGFGKWGMTNGTTAARIICDIILDKKNPWKDVYNPSRAFTMKAYKNLIVENFDVAKELVAGKIKQGEDGLKLECGEGKVVELDNNKYGAYKDMEGNIHIVNTTCTHVGCELKWNDAEHSWDCPCHGSRFSYDGEILEGPATHKLMHYKEGKNTIDPNL, encoded by the coding sequence ATGAATAAAACAACAAGTGATTCGAGCTTACTTGAAGGAATAAATTCTTATTGGATTGATTCAACCAATAAAACTAATTATGACTCAATAAAAGAAGATATTAAAGTTGATGTAGTCATTATAGGCGGAGGAATAGTGGGTATCACATCTGCTTATATTCTAAAAAAACAGGGACTTAAGGTTGCAGTTATAGAAGCTAGTAGAATTGGTACAGGAACAACAGGTCATACCACAGCAAAAGTTACTTCACAACATAATCTAATATATAACAAAATAATTAATTCTATGGGAATAGAAAAGGCAAGACAATATGCAGAAGCAAATGAGTCCTCTATTGATTTTATAGAAAGTATTAAAAATGAACTTAATATAGATTGTGATTTTGAAAGAGCACCATCTTATGTGTATACAAATGATGAAAGCTATATAAATAAAATTGAAAAAGAAGTAGAAGCTGCATCAAAGCTTGGAATAAAAGCAAAATACACAGAAGAATTACCTTTTGATTATAAAATAAAAGCTGCTGTTATTTTCGAGAATCAAGCTCAATTTCATCCTAGAAAATATATTTTACCTATGGCGGAAGAGATTCAAGGGGATGGAAGCTATATATTTGAAAATACAGAGGCATGTGAACTTGAAGAGGGTAATCCTATTAATATTGTAACTGGAAATGGAAAGAAGGTTATGGCACCAAAGGTCATTATAGCTTCGCATTTTCCTTTTTACGATGGATTAGGATTGTATTTTGCAAGGCTTAGACCTGAAAGATCTTATATAGTAGGAACAATAATAAAAGAGAAATTCCCTAATGCTATGTTTATAAATGCAGAGAAACCAACACGTTCTCTAAGAGCGCAGAGGGATAAGGAAAAACAACTAATTTTAGTTGGGGGAGAAAGTCATAAAGTAGCACATGGTGAGGATTTTAATAAGCATTATGACACCTTAAAAGAGTTTGCAAAATCTATATTTACTGTTGAAGATTTCCCGTACCAGTGGTCTACTCAGGATTATATAACAATTGATGATGTACCATATGCTGGAAGGCTAACTATGACAAAAGAAAATATTTACGTTGCAACAGGGTTTGGAAAATGGGGCATGACTAATGGCACTACAGCTGCAAGAATAATATGCGATATAATACTTGATAAAAAGAATCCTTGGAAAGATGTATATAATCCATCAAGAGCTTTTACTATGAAAGCATATAAAAATCTAATTGTTGAGAACTTTGATGTTGCCAAAGAACTTGTTGCTGGCAAGATAAAACAAGGTGAGGATGGATTAAAACTTGAATGTGGTGAAGGAAAAGTTGTTGAACTAGATAATAATAAATATGGGGCGTATAAGGATATGGAAGGCAATATACATATAGTAAATACAACTTGTACTCATGTTGGATGTGAATTAAAATGGAATGACGCAGAGCACTCATGGGATTGCCCATGCCATGGCTCAAGATTTTCCTATGATGGTGAAATTTTAGAAGGCCCGGCTACACATAAATTGATGCACTATAAGGAAGGAAAAAATACAATAGATCCTAATTTGTAA
- a CDS encoding DUF5670 family protein — protein MTLLRWLGAIVVAVWLLGLIFRIGGVLIHWLLLAAAIVFIVDLFVGRKEKL, from the coding sequence ATGACTCTTCTTAGATGGCTAGGTGCTATTGTTGTTGCAGTTTGGCTTTTAGGTTTAATCTTTAGAATTGGTGGAGTACTCATACATTGGTTACTTCTAGCAGCTGCAATTGTATTTATAGTAGATTTATTTGTTGGCAGAAAAGAAAAATTATGA